The following proteins are co-located in the Gloeocapsa sp. PCC 7428 genome:
- a CDS encoding A/G-specific adenine glycosylase — MHSCVEKLLKWYDNHQRLLPWRQEINIYHTWVSEVMSQQTVLAVVVPKFSEFIQQLPTVYDLAKCDEETLRQLWSGLGYYARARNLQKGAQMIVEQLHGRFPQSYNEWLKIPGCGTYTAAAIASICHREKVACVDGNVIRVVSRLLALSDVWSKSGQSAIQAYVNSIIPPKRPGDFNQAMMELGATICRKSNPLCDRCPLQQSCLAFTHNCVVQYPPKKPRRTSINIELFALIVWHRQTDTFAFVKRTKGFLKHTIGFPLLSPDEVSELESILHSLPLQIFKSTDSFSHTITHHRISSRVAIVQVTQESTDAVLILQKLGFLAPIDWVSRSKTIAKLATTLDKKAFRLFSMQNQ, encoded by the coding sequence ATGCATTCTTGTGTCGAGAAACTTTTAAAGTGGTACGACAATCACCAGCGACTTTTACCCTGGCGTCAAGAAATCAATATTTATCACACCTGGGTGAGTGAAGTGATGAGTCAACAAACAGTGTTGGCTGTAGTCGTTCCTAAATTTTCCGAATTTATTCAGCAGTTGCCTACAGTATACGACCTTGCCAAGTGTGATGAGGAAACATTACGTCAACTTTGGTCAGGGTTAGGCTATTATGCACGAGCGCGGAACTTGCAAAAAGGCGCACAGATGATTGTAGAACAGCTTCACGGTCGTTTTCCGCAATCATACAATGAATGGCTCAAAATTCCTGGATGTGGTACTTATACCGCCGCTGCGATCGCTAGCATCTGTCATCGTGAAAAAGTTGCGTGTGTCGATGGTAATGTCATCCGCGTGGTTAGTCGTCTACTTGCTTTATCCGATGTGTGGAGTAAATCAGGACAATCAGCAATTCAGGCGTATGTTAATAGTATCATTCCTCCGAAACGTCCTGGCGACTTCAATCAAGCGATGATGGAATTAGGCGCGACAATTTGTCGGAAATCAAACCCACTATGCGATCGTTGTCCTTTACAACAATCTTGTCTCGCATTTACTCATAATTGCGTTGTCCAGTATCCACCCAAAAAACCGCGACGCACTTCAATTAATATTGAGTTATTTGCATTAATTGTTTGGCACAGACAAACCGATACATTCGCCTTTGTAAAACGAACAAAAGGATTTTTAAAACATACTATCGGTTTTCCTTTATTGAGTCCAGATGAAGTATCAGAATTAGAAAGTATCCTGCACTCGTTGCCATTGCAAATCTTTAAATCTACTGATAGCTTCTCTCACACTATCACTCATCATCGTATTTCTAGCAGAGTTGCGATCGTGCAAGTGACACAAGAGAGTACTGATGCTGTGTTGATTTTACAGAAACTTGGATTTTTAGCACCTATTGACTGGGTAAGTAGAAGCAAGACGATCGCAAAACTTGCCACTACATTAGATAAAAAAGCTTTTCGACTGTTTTCGATGCAGAATCAGTAG
- a CDS encoding DedA family protein — translation MTQFNCRYNIRLKLIAIVFKQLNLQDLLQTLLIGVKSSGVLRLVAFIAIYNIATLLFVPGAILTIKGGCLFGIFWGSVYVLMAAMLGAMWAFVGL, via the coding sequence ATGACTCAATTCAACTGCCGATACAATATCAGGCTCAAACTGATCGCGATCGTATTTAAACAATTGAATCTGCAAGACCTTTTGCAGACATTATTAATCGGGGTCAAAAGTAGTGGTGTTTTAAGGCTTGTTGCATTCATTGCCATCTACAACATTGCAACATTGCTATTTGTCCCTGGCGCGATCTTAACGATCAAAGGTGGTTGTCTATTTGGTATTTTTTGGGGTTCAGTTTATGTCTTAATGGCTGCGATGCTGGGCGCAATGTGGGCTTTTGTAGGATTATGA
- a CDS encoding glutathione peroxidase: MLSNKEGQKVPNCTFRTRQNNEWVDITTDDLFNGKTVVVFALPGAFTPTCSSTHLPGYNQMAKAFYENGVDEIVCISVNDAFVMNEWAKHQEAENIKMIPDGNGLFTEGMGMLVDKTELGFGKRSWRYSMLVKDGVIEKMFIEPEEPGDPFKVSDAETMLNHINPQAAKPKLVSLFAKIGCPFCARAKTMLKERGLDYEEIVIGKDVTTRSLQAVAGATTVPQVFIDGKLIGGSEALEAYFAAL; this comes from the coding sequence ATGTTGTCAAACAAAGAAGGACAAAAAGTTCCTAACTGCACCTTTCGTACCCGTCAAAACAATGAGTGGGTCGATATTACGACAGATGATTTGTTTAATGGTAAAACTGTTGTTGTCTTTGCCTTACCAGGTGCGTTTACTCCCACTTGCTCATCGACTCATCTTCCTGGGTACAACCAGATGGCAAAAGCTTTTTATGAAAACGGTGTAGATGAGATCGTGTGTATTTCGGTCAACGATGCTTTTGTGATGAATGAATGGGCAAAGCACCAAGAAGCAGAAAATATCAAAATGATTCCTGATGGTAATGGACTGTTTACCGAAGGAATGGGAATGCTCGTCGATAAGACAGAATTAGGATTTGGTAAACGTTCTTGGCGCTACTCAATGTTAGTAAAAGATGGCGTTATTGAAAAGATGTTTATCGAACCCGAAGAACCAGGCGATCCTTTTAAGGTATCCGATGCTGAGACAATGCTTAATCATATCAACCCTCAAGCTGCTAAGCCTAAATTAGTCTCGCTGTTTGCTAAAATTGGTTGTCCTTTCTGCGCTCGTGCGAAAACAATGCTCAAAGAACGCGGTTTAGACTATGAAGAGATAGTCATTGGTAAAGATGTCACCACTCGTTCTTTACAAGCAGTTGCAGGTGCAACAACAGTACCACAAGTATTTATCGATGGTAAACTGATCGGTGGTTCCGAAGCATTAGAAGCTTACTTTGCGGCTTTGTAA
- a CDS encoding TraX family protein → MKLQLNNYHIKLLAAIFMVIDHVGIVFFPQVFVFRVIGRLSFPLFAWLLAQGERYTRSFPRYLQRLVLLGLLSQPLYVLTLSGTRPNILFTLSLGLITLRLSRRLREYKYLIWILGIVSAELLRVEYGAYGVAAMCLMSIFAPNLHWWLAWIALHLVDAIAVSNIFQLPAIVTPVFIHVANHQRGSSARWFYSFYPLHLLVLFLIFRLSEARL, encoded by the coding sequence TTGAAATTGCAGCTTAACAACTATCACATCAAATTGCTAGCTGCGATTTTCATGGTAATTGACCATGTAGGTATTGTCTTTTTTCCGCAAGTTTTTGTTTTTCGCGTGATTGGGCGTCTCAGTTTTCCGCTGTTTGCGTGGTTATTAGCCCAAGGAGAAAGATATACTCGCAGCTTTCCACGATACTTGCAAAGACTTGTGCTTTTGGGTTTGTTGAGTCAGCCTTTGTATGTCCTCACGCTATCAGGAACGCGTCCGAATATTCTGTTTACATTGTCGCTGGGGTTAATTACCTTGCGCTTGAGTCGGAGGTTGCGAGAATATAAATATTTAATTTGGATTTTGGGAATTGTCTCAGCAGAATTACTCCGCGTCGAGTATGGCGCTTACGGTGTGGCGGCGATGTGCTTAATGTCAATATTTGCACCAAATCTTCATTGGTGGTTAGCGTGGATTGCGTTACATCTTGTTGATGCGATCGCAGTATCTAATATCTTTCAACTTCCGGCGATCGTCACTCCTGTATTTATCCATGTTGCGAATCACCAAAGAGGATCTTCAGCACGTTGGTTCTACAGCTTTTATCCATTACACCTACTCGTGTTATTTCTCATCTTTCGGTTAAGTGAAGCACGGCTTTAA
- a CDS encoding protein tyrosine phosphatase family protein, translated as MEIYNFLQVSDAIATAGQPTAQQFADIKAAGYEVVVNLALPTSTHAIANEQKIVEDLGMDYVHIPVIWEKPTLEDIERFFHVMQANADKNVFVHCAMNMRVSAFVYLYRVIHEQTSVEEAKQDLQRIWQPNDTWQQFIDKVIAHYQKA; from the coding sequence ATGGAAATCTATAACTTTCTGCAAGTATCCGATGCGATCGCCACCGCCGGACAACCAACCGCACAACAATTTGCAGACATCAAAGCCGCAGGTTATGAAGTTGTTGTTAACTTAGCGTTACCAACTTCCACTCATGCGATCGCCAACGAGCAAAAAATAGTAGAAGATCTAGGAATGGACTATGTACACATTCCAGTCATTTGGGAAAAGCCTACGCTAGAAGACATTGAGCGTTTCTTCCATGTGATGCAAGCAAATGCAGATAAAAATGTGTTTGTTCACTGTGCGATGAATATGCGAGTTTCTGCCTTTGTGTACTTATATCGCGTCATTCACGAACAAACAAGTGTAGAAGAAGCGAAACAAGATTTACAACGAATTTGGCAACCGAATGACACTTGGCAGCAGTTTATCGATAAGGTTATTGCACATTATCAAAAAGCATAG
- a CDS encoding Uma2 family endonuclease has product MLLNLSAIAPIKEEQYLKICEDNPDLKLELDQYGTLIVMPPTGGTSGNRNAEITYQLQAWNKQKKLGKVFDSSTEFKLPNGAFRSPDAAWISLEHWNRLTKKEQDKFPPLAPDFVIELRSSSDRLKPLQEKMQEYITNGVRLGWLIDPQNQQVEVYRQGHSVEILQSPNSLSGEDVLPEFVLDLNEIW; this is encoded by the coding sequence ATGCTACTAAATCTTAGTGCGATCGCTCCTATTAAAGAAGAGCAGTATCTTAAAATCTGTGAGGATAATCCTGATTTAAAGCTTGAACTCGATCAGTATGGTACTTTGATTGTTATGCCACCTACAGGGGGAACTAGCGGTAATCGCAATGCAGAAATTACCTATCAACTCCAAGCTTGGAATAAGCAAAAGAAATTAGGTAAAGTTTTTGATTCTTCTACAGAGTTTAAGTTACCTAATGGTGCTTTTCGTTCTCCTGACGCTGCTTGGATTAGTTTAGAACATTGGAACAGACTTACAAAAAAAGAACAAGACAAGTTTCCTCCGCTTGCACCTGATTTTGTGATTGAATTACGCTCTAGTAGCGATCGCCTTAAACCTTTACAAGAGAAGATGCAAGAGTACATTACCAATGGTGTTCGCTTAGGTTGGCTGATTGATCCACAAAATCAGCAAGTAGAAGTTTATCGACAAGGACATTCTGTGGAAATACTGCAATCGCCTAACTCTTTATCTGGAGAAGATGTATTACCAGAATTTGTCCTTGATTTAAACGAAATTTGGTAG
- a CDS encoding TIGR04283 family arsenosugar biosynthesis glycosyltransferase — MKVRNRKAVTLAATTGRISIIIPVLNEVGTIKNVLACTQSSTNIEVIVVDGGSVDGTLELVQSLGVKVLSASTTGRAYQMNMGAVAATGEILLFLHGDTLLPPKFDTMIRGIFRRSPRCKKVFVAGAFALQINAPRLSLRVIEQGVNWRSHFLQMPYGDQAIFLKAETFHQIGSFPELPIMEDFELMRRLKRLGDIAIIPVPVITSARRWLKQGVVKTTLINQIVILGYLLGVSPKKLVYLYRHQSRLSPSQWFKSVPRLLSKFN; from the coding sequence TTGAAAGTTAGAAATCGTAAAGCCGTGACTTTAGCAGCAACAACCGGAAGAATTTCAATTATCATTCCGGTTCTTAATGAGGTAGGTACGATCAAAAATGTGCTTGCTTGTACTCAATCAAGTACAAATATTGAAGTAATTGTTGTTGATGGTGGTTCGGTTGATGGTACGCTGGAGTTAGTGCAGTCGCTCGGTGTTAAAGTTCTATCAGCATCTACGACGGGTCGTGCATATCAAATGAATATGGGTGCTGTAGCAGCAACGGGAGAAATTCTCTTATTTTTACATGGCGATACCCTTTTACCTCCTAAGTTTGACACGATGATTCGTGGTATATTCAGACGTTCGCCAAGATGTAAAAAAGTTTTTGTAGCAGGTGCGTTTGCATTACAAATTAATGCACCGCGCTTAAGTTTGCGAGTTATTGAACAAGGAGTAAATTGGCGATCGCACTTTTTACAAATGCCCTACGGCGACCAAGCTATTTTTCTGAAAGCAGAAACATTTCACCAAATTGGTAGTTTTCCAGAGTTGCCAATTATGGAAGATTTTGAATTGATGCGGCGGTTAAAACGCTTGGGAGATATTGCAATTATTCCTGTACCTGTAATCACCTCAGCGCGTCGATGGTTGAAACAAGGAGTTGTGAAAACAACACTGATTAACCAAATTGTGATTCTGGGATATTTACTTGGGGTTTCGCCAAAAAAACTTGTTTATTTGTATCGCCATCAATCGCGACTATCTCCAAGTCAGTGGTTTAAGTCAGTTCCCCGATTGTTATCGAAATTCAATTAA
- a CDS encoding methyltransferase domain-containing protein: MNLLFILEIFFVLLLSAIALYILTARRYQSSDSVANSYDQWTEDGILEFYWGEHIHLGHYGSPPRRKDFLIAKSDFVHEMVRWGGLDKFPPGTTVLDVGCGIGGSSRILARDYGFAVTGITISPQQVLRAKQLTPEELNVQFQVDDAMAMSFPDASFDVVWSIEAGPHMPDKAIFAKELMRVLKPGGLLVVADWNQRDARQKPLNFWEKPVMRQLLDQWSHPEFASIEEFAELLAATGFVEGEVVTADWTEPTLPSWGHSIWQGVVRPQGLVQFGLPGILKSLREVPTLLLMRLAFGTGLCRFGMFRAVRNNKVTANELLEVVDAKAINHY, translated from the coding sequence ATGAATTTGTTATTTATCCTGGAAATTTTCTTTGTTCTATTGCTAAGTGCGATCGCTCTCTATATACTCACCGCTCGTCGTTATCAATCGTCTGACTCAGTTGCCAACTCGTACGACCAATGGACTGAAGACGGAATTTTAGAGTTTTATTGGGGCGAACACATTCACTTAGGACATTATGGATCGCCACCGCGCCGTAAGGATTTTCTCATAGCTAAATCTGACTTTGTACATGAAATGGTGCGTTGGGGTGGCTTAGATAAGTTTCCCCCTGGGACAACGGTTCTCGATGTTGGCTGTGGTATTGGAGGAAGCAGCCGCATTTTGGCACGAGATTACGGATTTGCGGTCACTGGAATTACGATCAGCCCGCAACAAGTACTCCGCGCCAAGCAACTTACGCCCGAAGAACTGAATGTCCAGTTTCAGGTAGATGATGCAATGGCGATGTCGTTTCCCGATGCTAGTTTTGATGTTGTTTGGTCAATTGAGGCAGGTCCGCATATGCCCGATAAAGCAATTTTTGCGAAAGAATTGATGCGAGTACTCAAGCCAGGGGGCTTGCTAGTTGTTGCGGATTGGAATCAACGCGATGCACGTCAAAAGCCACTCAATTTTTGGGAAAAACCCGTGATGCGGCAACTCCTAGATCAGTGGTCTCATCCTGAATTTGCCAGTATTGAAGAATTTGCTGAACTTTTGGCAGCAACGGGATTTGTAGAAGGCGAGGTTGTTACTGCTGATTGGACAGAACCAACGCTACCATCTTGGGGACATTCGATTTGGCAAGGTGTGGTTCGACCTCAAGGGTTGGTGCAATTTGGTTTACCAGGAATCCTCAAGTCGCTGCGCGAAGTTCCGACTCTACTTCTGATGCGGTTAGCATTTGGCACAGGACTTTGCCGATTCGGAATGTTTCGCGCTGTCCGAAACAACAAGGTAACAGCAAATGAACTGCTAGAAGTAGTTGATGCGAAGGCAATTAATCATTACTGA
- a CDS encoding NADPH-dependent oxidoreductase has translation MTINPIELLRSRYGQSLDFDSEWNACLTTLLSHRSIRAYRPDPLPSGTLELIIASAQSAATSSNLQTWSAIAIEDAQRKAQLAALAGNQKQIQQCPLFLVWLADLARLTHIAQSRGMSHAGLDYLEMFVTATIDAALAAQNATVAAESLGLGTVYIGAMRNHPEEIAALLKLPPHVFAVFGLCVGYPDSPQAAIKPRLPQSAMLHRERYDLTVQDAAIAQYNEIMQNFYREQQMNVTGDWAEHSVKRIATPQSLSGRDRLREALQNLGFELR, from the coding sequence GTGACGATTAACCCAATCGAGTTATTGCGATCGCGCTACGGTCAAAGCCTTGATTTTGATAGTGAATGGAATGCGTGCTTAACGACATTACTATCACATCGTTCAATTCGTGCTTATCGCCCCGATCCTCTACCTTCAGGAACTTTAGAGCTAATCATAGCATCGGCGCAATCGGCGGCAACTTCATCAAATCTGCAAACTTGGAGTGCGATCGCCATCGAAGATGCACAGCGTAAAGCCCAGTTAGCGGCGTTAGCAGGAAACCAAAAACAGATCCAGCAGTGTCCATTGTTTTTAGTTTGGTTAGCCGATTTAGCACGTTTAACGCACATTGCCCAAAGTCGCGGAATGTCGCACGCAGGTTTAGACTATTTAGAAATGTTCGTCACAGCAACAATAGACGCCGCACTAGCCGCGCAAAATGCTACAGTAGCAGCAGAATCCCTCGGTTTAGGTACTGTGTACATTGGGGCGATGCGCAACCACCCTGAAGAAATCGCTGCACTCCTGAAATTACCGCCGCACGTATTTGCCGTATTTGGGTTGTGTGTAGGCTATCCCGACTCACCGCAGGCGGCGATTAAACCGCGATTACCGCAATCAGCTATGCTACACCGCGAACGTTATGATTTAACAGTTCAAGATGCGGCGATCGCACAATACAACGAAATCATGCAGAATTTCTATCGCGAACAACAAATGAACGTCACTGGAGATTGGGCGGAACATTCTGTGAAGCGCATTGCAACACCACAATCGTTATCAGGACGCGATCGACTGCGCGAAGCATTACAAAATCTCGGTTTTGAGCTACGTTAA
- a CDS encoding DUF3641 domain-containing protein — protein MLYLEYRNLYEHYLHFLESRFNFSIVEHLMCCNELLIDYLGNIYDYDFNRMANIPAKTRDRKILTVAQ, from the coding sequence ATGTTGTATTTAGAATATAGAAATTTGTATGAACATTATTTGCATTTTTTAGAGTCTCGTTTCAATTTCAGTATAGTTGAACATTTAATGTGTTGCAATGAACTTTTAATTGATTATCTAGGTAATATTTACGATTACGACTTTAACCGAATGGCAAATATTCCGGCAAAAACTCGCGATCGCAAGATATTAACAGTTGCTCAGTGA